The following are encoded in a window of Bacillota bacterium genomic DNA:
- a CDS encoding methyl-accepting chemotaxis protein — MSVRSRLMILSVLATLFMAGLSLFVARSLSDQWEKRFQEAALKSKQALWQVITVAQLREMQAAITTLSRDREIIAALQARDRPALAANANPAFNRLEASGVITGLLMVTADGEVLFAAPGDVSGTTRMVLVQQSLETRQASSGIERADDGRLSAVVVAPLLARRTVVGAGVLLRNLEAAARELRAGDGSEVWIVGPGGAVEYATDDEMARALPLALPQIGGMSAYFAGYGDRMYYVTVQPLTDATGAPVAHLVTASDQTESYLSQRATTRFQYVGIAAVAAVVVAATTLVALLITRPLRRLTSIAEVVAQGNLSQKTGIAGRDEIGRLSASFDTMIDNLREMLNGVVETIKGLSASSQQLAATAEDATRTTRQIVTTIGQVAAASSDESSAVQEASALVSRMSTAIESTARNAERLAAYSSQATATAAKGTEAVRQTVQGMQDIRQAVSSTAERVRELDVYSQKVGEIVQVISEIAEQTNLLALNAAIEAARAGEHGRGFAVVAEEVRKLAERSAESARQIAGLIDSIREGIDKAVSAMQ; from the coding sequence GAGCGTCCTGGCCACCTTGTTCATGGCCGGCCTGTCTCTTTTCGTGGCAAGGAGCTTGAGTGACCAGTGGGAGAAAAGGTTTCAGGAGGCAGCTCTCAAGAGCAAGCAGGCGTTGTGGCAAGTGATCACGGTGGCCCAGTTGCGCGAGATGCAGGCGGCCATCACCACGCTGTCCAGGGACAGGGAGATCATCGCCGCCCTGCAGGCGAGAGACAGACCAGCGTTGGCGGCCAACGCCAACCCTGCGTTCAACCGGCTGGAGGCGTCAGGAGTCATCACGGGACTGCTGATGGTGACCGCGGATGGTGAAGTCTTGTTCGCCGCGCCGGGCGACGTAAGCGGCACGACGCGCATGGTACTGGTGCAGCAGAGTCTCGAGACGCGTCAGGCGAGCAGCGGCATCGAACGGGCCGATGACGGTCGGCTCAGCGCCGTGGTCGTCGCTCCCCTGCTGGCGCGGCGCACGGTCGTGGGCGCCGGGGTGCTGCTGCGAAACCTGGAGGCGGCTGCCCGTGAGCTCAGGGCCGGCGACGGTTCCGAAGTTTGGATTGTGGGCCCCGGCGGTGCCGTGGAGTACGCTACCGATGATGAGATGGCCCGAGCATTGCCCCTGGCTCTTCCCCAGATCGGCGGGATGTCCGCCTACTTCGCCGGTTACGGGGACCGTATGTACTACGTCACCGTGCAGCCGCTCACGGACGCCACGGGCGCACCGGTCGCGCACCTCGTGACGGCGAGCGACCAGACCGAAAGCTACCTCTCTCAGCGGGCCACGACGCGCTTTCAATACGTGGGCATCGCTGCCGTTGCAGCCGTTGTCGTGGCCGCGACAACCCTCGTGGCGTTGCTGATCACCCGGCCCCTCCGGCGATTGACGTCCATTGCCGAGGTGGTCGCACAGGGAAACTTGAGTCAAAAAACAGGCATCGCCGGGCGGGACGAGATCGGCCGCCTGAGCGCGAGCTTTGACACCATGATTGACAACCTGCGCGAGATGCTCAACGGCGTGGTGGAAACCATCAAGGGGTTGAGCGCCAGCAGCCAGCAGCTGGCCGCCACCGCGGAGGATGCCACCCGGACCACCCGGCAGATCGTCACAACCATCGGTCAGGTGGCGGCCGCCAGCTCAGACGAGAGCAGCGCGGTGCAGGAGGCCTCGGCCCTGGTGAGCCGCATGTCCACGGCCATCGAGTCGACCGCCCGCAACGCCGAGCGGCTGGCGGCCTACTCCAGCCAGGCCACGGCCACGGCGGCGAAAGGCACGGAGGCGGTGCGGCAGACGGTGCAGGGGATGCAGGACATCCGCCAGGCGGTCTCCAGCACCGCCGAGAGGGTGCGCGAGCTGGACGTGTATTCCCAAAAGGTGGGCGAGATTGTACAGGTCATCTCCGAGATCGCCGAACAGACCAACCTCTTGGCGCTGAACGCGGCCATCGAGGCGGCTCGCGCCGGCGAGCACGGCAGGGGCTTCGCGGTGGTGGCCGAGGAGGTGCGCAAACTGGCGGAGCGGTCGGCCGAGTCTGCGAGGCAAATCGCGGGCCTCATCGACAGCATTCGTGAGGGGATCGACAAGGCCGTTTCGGCCATGCAG